One genomic window of Acidobacteriota bacterium includes the following:
- a CDS encoding TetR/AcrR family transcriptional regulator gives MQGTKLAIDAKVPIKLSRLGEDERLLLIYRTAARVIHEKGYDATSLNEIADAVGITKGGLYHYIDGKKSLLFKVMSYALDMLELEVQQPAESLADAEQQLRAVLKLHTQLIIDKGIEMTILLDESAGLTVADRQLIAARRTRYYKFVRAIVERLKHEGKLHDLDVTVATHNLIGQLQWLARWYSSAGRLTRAQVIEEFTKAALTGLLRPKTRAPLRTVAPPATTARRGNSHPVKAAQRSRK, from the coding sequence TTGCAAGGAACCAAATTAGCCATAGACGCAAAAGTGCCCATCAAACTATCCCGGCTGGGAGAAGATGAGCGTTTGCTGTTGATCTATCGAACGGCGGCGCGGGTGATTCATGAAAAGGGGTATGACGCGACCTCGCTGAACGAAATTGCGGATGCTGTCGGCATTACCAAAGGCGGCTTGTATCACTACATTGACGGCAAAAAGAGTTTGCTCTTCAAAGTCATGAGCTATGCGCTGGATATGCTGGAACTGGAAGTGCAGCAACCGGCAGAGTCCTTGGCGGATGCGGAGCAGCAGTTGCGCGCGGTGCTCAAGCTGCACACCCAGCTCATCATTGATAAAGGCATCGAGATGACGATTCTGCTGGATGAAAGCGCCGGGCTGACCGTGGCTGATCGCCAGCTCATCGCCGCCCGCCGCACGCGCTATTACAAATTCGTGCGGGCCATCGTCGAACGGCTCAAGCACGAGGGCAAGCTGCACGATTTGGATGTCACCGTCGCCACGCACAATCTGATCGGGCAATTGCAATGGCTGGCCCGCTGGTACAGTTCGGCGGGCCGTTTGACGCGCGCACAAGTGATCGAAGAATTCACCAAAGCCGCGCTGACGGGGCTTTTGCGCCCCAAGACGCGCGCGCCCTTGCGCACCGTCGCGCCACCCGCAACCACGGCGCGGCGCGGCAACAGTCATCCGGTGAAAGCTGCGCAACGCAGCCGGAAATAG
- a CDS encoding acyl-CoA dehydrogenase family protein, with product MQTSTTPSVIRGGSFLYEDRTPAEVFTREDISEEQQMFAGVAEEFMRKEVLTRAEQIYAKDWAVTRALLLKAGELDLLRIDIPEAYGGLGLDKVSSAYVGEAIALLPSFGASLGAHTTIGTLPIVYFGTAAQREKYLPKLATGELIAAYCLTEPSAGSDALSAKTKATLSADGTHYILNGQKMWITNGGFADVFIVFAKVDGDKFTAFIVERGHGVVSGHEEKKLGLDGSSTTALMLEDCRVPVENVLSEIGKGHVVAFNILNLGRLKLGGRNLGQSKLALNNALAYSKEREQFGRPIASFGLIKRKLAEMAVRCYVGDALVWRTLGMVDQALETVDANDPLQALKAIEQYAVECSINKIWTSEALGYVVDETVQVFGGYGYSKDYPAERAYRDARITRIYEGTNEINRVIIATRLLKARGQWPLRERAAQILTGQILAGATEPAAACAGLVYVQQVLTQAKRTSLLVLDAVARAFGDQLAEEQEVLGLVADIVAETYALESACLRTQKFAEDRREFPLELTCIYANDAAERIALNARSLAATLEGAVELSEVLARLAAVRPLNTIAARRRVAASLLASGRYRW from the coding sequence ATGCAAACAAGTACAACCCCATCCGTTATCCGAGGTGGCAGCTTTCTTTACGAAGATCGCACACCTGCCGAAGTTTTCACCCGCGAAGACATCAGCGAAGAGCAGCAAATGTTCGCGGGGGTGGCCGAAGAATTCATGCGCAAGGAAGTGCTTACGCGCGCCGAGCAGATCTATGCCAAAGACTGGGCCGTCACGCGCGCGTTGTTGCTCAAAGCCGGCGAACTCGATCTGTTGCGCATAGACATTCCCGAAGCGTATGGGGGCCTCGGTTTGGACAAAGTCAGCTCGGCCTATGTCGGCGAGGCCATCGCGCTGCTGCCCTCATTCGGCGCAAGCCTGGGCGCGCATACGACGATTGGCACGCTGCCGATTGTTTATTTCGGCACGGCGGCCCAGCGCGAGAAATATCTGCCGAAGCTGGCGACCGGTGAATTGATCGCGGCGTATTGTCTGACCGAACCCTCCGCCGGTTCAGACGCGCTCTCGGCCAAAACCAAAGCAACGCTCAGCGCCGACGGCACGCACTACATTCTCAATGGGCAGAAGATGTGGATCACCAACGGGGGCTTTGCCGATGTGTTCATCGTTTTTGCCAAAGTGGATGGCGACAAATTCACCGCCTTCATTGTCGAACGCGGTCACGGCGTCGTCAGCGGTCACGAAGAAAAAAAGCTGGGCCTGGATGGCAGTTCAACCACGGCGTTGATGCTGGAAGATTGCCGCGTGCCCGTCGAAAACGTGCTGAGCGAAATCGGGAAGGGGCACGTCGTCGCCTTCAATATCCTGAACCTGGGCCGCTTGAAACTGGGTGGTCGCAATCTGGGCCAGTCGAAATTGGCCTTGAACAACGCGCTTGCCTACAGCAAAGAACGCGAACAATTCGGCAGACCGATTGCGAGCTTTGGCTTGATCAAACGCAAGCTGGCTGAAATGGCCGTGCGCTGTTATGTCGGCGATGCGCTGGTCTGGCGCACCCTGGGCATGGTGGATCAGGCGCTGGAAACGGTGGATGCCAACGATCCCTTGCAGGCACTCAAGGCCATCGAACAATACGCGGTCGAATGTTCGATCAACAAAATCTGGACGAGCGAGGCGTTGGGTTACGTCGTTGACGAAACGGTGCAGGTGTTTGGCGGCTATGGTTATTCCAAAGACTACCCCGCCGAGCGCGCGTACCGTGATGCCCGCATCACGCGCATCTATGAAGGCACCAACGAGATCAACCGCGTCATCATTGCCACGCGGCTGTTGAAAGCCCGCGGCCAGTGGCCGTTGCGCGAGCGGGCCGCCCAAATCCTGACTGGCCAAATCCTGGCGGGCGCGACTGAACCAGCCGCCGCCTGTGCGGGCTTGGTGTATGTGCAACAAGTGCTGACGCAGGCCAAGCGCACATCGCTGTTGGTGCTGGACGCGGTGGCGCGCGCCTTTGGCGATCAATTAGCTGAAGAGCAGGAAGTGCTGGGCTTGGTGGCGGACATCGTGGCCGAGACCTACGCGCTGGAAAGCGCCTGCCTGCGCACGCAGAAATTTGCCGAAGACCGGCGGGAGTTCCCGTTGGAGTTGACGTGCATTTACGCCAATGACGCCGCCGAACGCATCGCGCTGAATGCGCGGAGCTTGGCAGCCACATTGGAAGGCGCGGTCGAATTGTCTGAGGTGTTGGCGCGCCTGGCGGCGGTACGTCCGCTCAATACGATTGCCGCCCGGCGGCGTGTGGCCGCGTCTTTGTTAGCGTCAGGGCGTTATCGTTGGTAG
- a CDS encoding ATPase: MRSNKPYTNQTFTKRVDHEAGQHQTPRAPQEPAVCGVCGNVYADRRWSKPDPERDSAKHPKVRPAQTTLCPACKVIQAELPSGYVHLAGHFLSAHRQELETLLTREAERAAEDNPLARIMGWDESEAGKLTVKTTTEHLAQRLGHALEKAYDGDVRYDFSHENKLAHVWWQRD; encoded by the coding sequence ATGCGAAGCAATAAACCATACACCAATCAGACCTTTACCAAACGTGTTGACCACGAGGCAGGTCAACACCAGACGCCCCGCGCGCCGCAAGAGCCGGCAGTTTGCGGCGTATGCGGCAACGTTTATGCCGACCGGCGTTGGAGCAAACCCGACCCGGAACGTGACAGCGCCAAACATCCAAAGGTGCGGCCCGCGCAAACCACGCTCTGCCCGGCCTGCAAAGTGATTCAAGCGGAACTGCCGAGCGGCTACGTACATTTGGCCGGTCATTTTTTGAGTGCGCATCGCCAGGAACTGGAGACCTTGTTGACCCGCGAGGCAGAGCGCGCCGCCGAAGACAATCCACTGGCGCGGATTATGGGTTGGGATGAAAGTGAAGCCGGTAAGCTAACCGTCAAGACTACGACCGAGCATCTGGCACAACGCTTAGGGCACGCGTTAGAGAAGGCCTATGACGGCGACGTGCGCTATGACTTTTCGCACGAAAACAAGCTGGCGCACGTTTGGTGGCAACGTGACTAA
- a CDS encoding phosphoribosyltransferase produces the protein MRFRDRSEAGRLLAEKLKAYAQRDDVLVLALPRGGVPVGFEIARALDAPLDVLIVRELGLPQQPEFAIGALASGGACVFNQSLLAGSSLATPEIKALIAREQSELERRERAYRGQRPFPELRGRTVILVDDGMATGATMHAAVKALQTQQPAHLVIAVPVAAAETCAEFAQMQNHTSFLCLLAPVSFHAVGLWYESFPQMTDDEVRSLLERAAQLPAPSTAHTSPNS, from the coding sequence TTGCGTTTTCGCGATCGCTCGGAAGCCGGGCGCCTGTTAGCCGAAAAACTCAAGGCTTATGCGCAACGCGACGATGTGCTGGTCTTGGCATTGCCGCGCGGTGGTGTGCCGGTGGGGTTTGAAATTGCGCGCGCGCTCGACGCTCCGCTGGATGTATTGATCGTGCGCGAATTGGGGCTGCCGCAGCAACCGGAATTCGCCATCGGGGCGCTGGCCAGCGGCGGCGCCTGTGTGTTCAACCAAAGTTTATTGGCCGGGAGTTCGCTCGCCACACCAGAGATCAAGGCGCTCATTGCGCGCGAACAGTCGGAACTGGAACGTCGCGAGCGCGCGTATCGCGGCCAGCGCCCATTCCCCGAACTGCGCGGCCGCACCGTCATTCTGGTGGATGACGGGATGGCCACTGGCGCAACTATGCACGCGGCGGTCAAAGCGCTGCAAACGCAGCAGCCTGCTCACCTGGTTATCGCCGTCCCCGTCGCGGCGGCTGAGACTTGCGCGGAGTTTGCGCAAATGCAGAATCACACCAGCTTTCTCTGCCTGCTCGCGCCTGTATCTTTTCATGCCGTGGGCCTCTGGTATGAATCTTTTCCACAAATGACCGATGATGAAGTGCGTTCCCTGTTAGAACGTGCGGCCCAATTGCCAGCCCCCAGCACTGCCCACACTTCTCCAAATTCCTGA
- a CDS encoding universal stress protein: MMKILIAYDGSRCAEAALQDLQRAGLPHQAEVLVLSIEEFEPRLPPPGVLAVAPAPLAAGFVKERLNLAQAAAKRLQQDFPAWQVSAEAEMGAVAPALLKRAAEWPADLLVVGSHGRSALGRFVLGSVSQKLVTNAPCAVRVARGRSVDPALPLRLLIGLDGSPGAEAAVRAVAARTWLAGTEVRLVAAINEVIEEVIDYLDAVQHQGWSWLQDTLQAAEQTLLAAGLDVSPHLVKGDPKHVLLTEAEKWDADCIFVGARSLGRLERLRLGSVSAAVTARAHCSVEVVR; the protein is encoded by the coding sequence ATGATGAAAATTCTGATTGCGTATGATGGTTCGCGTTGTGCGGAAGCCGCGCTACAGGATTTACAGCGGGCTGGTTTGCCGCATCAGGCTGAAGTGTTGGTACTGTCCATCGAAGAGTTCGAGCCGCGCTTACCACCCCCCGGCGTACTGGCCGTAGCGCCGGCGCCGCTGGCGGCGGGGTTTGTAAAGGAGCGGTTGAATTTGGCCCAAGCCGCTGCCAAGCGCTTGCAACAGGATTTTCCTGCGTGGCAAGTCAGTGCTGAAGCGGAAATGGGCGCAGTCGCTCCGGCCCTGTTAAAGCGCGCCGCAGAATGGCCTGCCGATTTGCTCGTCGTGGGTTCGCACGGCCGTTCGGCGCTGGGACGTTTCGTTTTGGGCAGCGTCTCGCAAAAGCTGGTCACGAACGCTCCCTGCGCAGTGCGTGTGGCGCGCGGACGCAGCGTTGATCCGGCCCTGCCCCTGCGCCTGCTCATCGGCCTGGATGGTTCGCCTGGCGCTGAGGCTGCGGTGCGCGCGGTGGCCGCACGCACTTGGCTGGCAGGCACCGAGGTGCGCCTGGTGGCTGCGATCAACGAAGTCATCGAAGAAGTCATTGATTACTTGGACGCCGTACAACACCAAGGCTGGTCGTGGTTGCAGGACACGTTACAAGCGGCTGAGCAAACCTTGTTGGCGGCTGGCCTGGACGTCTCGCCGCACTTGGTCAAAGGCGACCCTAAACACGTGCTGCTCACCGAAGCTGAGAAGTGGGATGCCGATTGTATCTTTGTCGGCGCCCGCAGCCTGGGCCGGTTGGAACGCTTGCGGCTCGGCAGCGTTTCAGCCGCCGTGACAGCGCGCGCGCATTGTTCGGTGGAAGTCGTGCGCTGA
- a CDS encoding choice-of-anchor D domain-containing protein translates to MKRRVFFSLFFSLAAVLWLAKLPISRAQQSNAPDSPQVAGTILRTLVYHELTTTQRGVVREYPLISGDGNSILYLTIGDPARVYVTSFDGTNTREIASFPDRPEKTDISYDGASVLTVRGGGTNFGSDVRVYKTGSGPVTVWDKAGIEYPNIRLAPDGNRVFFQLRGDVGEFRQGLYVVDATGGTPQRIASPEQVAGVIGLPAGDVEFFTSGTPGLDVSLDGARVVFVVRAQGMLRVMAGQYAGGALQGLHQILETIGNYGVQYVTISADGSKVGYDITQPTGGNYEVGVINFDNVNGQGKQVIVTSNQITPPQDFPNTGHASYRIFLNRDGSTLLLGATSYLYDTPTRRVLQLGVGLGALSGDPPHVVYDGLYIPSMNAAATRFSYLVKDANNFEQLAACEITTALGSAPNLSNPTIDPPFLLTNGRSTATLTVKATASTGINRVSAAILRNGLDEYLIGDVGPAKPVLLPMGGDVYSNSNVRDRGNNTPPGPRVVRYLAETKTGDNKRHATAIDAESLTLTEQTPLIDVAPTLLEFGDVTVNQSKDLPLTVRNIGGVQLTINSLAIDNARFSTPGTTTPITINAGATQMITVRFSPTATGQQRGTLTMNSSDPARPTVTVALAGNGVSTGGTVMILDHTMTGGPVPGACVKPTVKTSFTTTDTEAIQWTFASGVAVNDAIRWEWVHPNGTIYRTFNYTLAQAAQGQACFWDAIQIAGQQAATLPGNWLVRVFIKGTQVLTENFTITQGGGNCPTVSSISPTSGGVGANVMINGTNLSGLSGVKFANNVAASFVPMSDTFIIATVPNGAVTGPITLSKPNCADVNTPTFTVTGGIACPTVTGINPTSGAAGSTVTITGTNFSGTNLVVFANEAVATFTVNSDTQITATVPNSAVTGPITIIKSGCNEVRTATFTVTQPSGRIVRVVCGSASLGGTLTVPVELVAQGNENALGFSLTFDPAVLGNPQAAKGSDAASSVLNTNSNQVAQGRYGIALALPTSQSFAAGVRQIAVVTFTVSATTSATSTTIGFTDTPILRRVSDANAQILTATYQSDTCATIAILRGYEADVTPRPSGKNDGTVSINDWVMVGRFAAALDTPAAGSEFQRADCAPRNVKGDGVVAVDDWVQAGRYYAALDAVQTVGGPSAPTSTASGQWSVIRARLPVSGPLARAIQQQQRTLRVVNTTFVRGQLNALSVELLAQGDENAAGFSLQFDPNVLSYVSAETGSSASNALLILNTSQTAAGRLGIALALSAGERFAAGTRALVTVRFNAASTGITASTAISFGDQPIRRQMADVNANSLTGTYTNGTINLANAVACVSAASFAAERLASESIIAAFGTGMATTTQSASSVPLPTTLAGTTVRVRDSVGVERLAPLFFVSANQINYQLPQGTAVGAATLTIASGDGTVSTGTMQIARIVPGLFAANANGQGVAAALALRVKTDGSQVYELVSSYDTALQRYVPLPLTLGPAGEQLYLILFGTGARNFSSLSAASAKVGGTDTQVAFIGAVEGLVGLDQLNVGPLPRTLAGRGEVNISLQVDGQAANVVTVSMR, encoded by the coding sequence ATGAAACGCCGAGTATTTTTCAGTTTGTTCTTCAGCCTCGCCGCAGTGCTGTGGCTGGCGAAGCTGCCAATTTCACGGGCGCAGCAAAGCAATGCGCCAGACAGCCCGCAAGTGGCGGGCACGATCCTTCGCACGTTGGTTTATCACGAACTCACCACCACTCAGCGAGGCGTGGTGCGCGAATACCCGCTCATCAGCGGCGACGGCAATTCAATCCTTTACCTGACGATTGGCGATCCGGCGCGCGTTTACGTCACCAGCTTTGACGGCACGAATACGCGCGAGATTGCGTCGTTCCCTGACAGGCCGGAGAAAACGGACATCAGTTATGACGGCGCAAGCGTGCTGACGGTGCGCGGCGGCGGTACCAATTTCGGCAGCGATGTGCGTGTGTATAAAACGGGCAGCGGGCCGGTGACGGTGTGGGATAAGGCCGGTATTGAATACCCCAACATACGCCTGGCACCCGATGGCAACCGGGTCTTCTTTCAATTGCGTGGCGACGTCGGCGAATTCCGGCAGGGCCTCTATGTGGTGGACGCCACCGGCGGCACGCCACAGCGCATCGCTTCGCCGGAGCAAGTCGCGGGTGTGATCGGCCTCCCCGCTGGCGACGTTGAGTTCTTCACGTCGGGCACGCCGGGGCTGGACGTTTCGCTGGACGGCGCGCGCGTCGTCTTCGTCGTGCGGGCGCAAGGAATGTTACGGGTGATGGCGGGCCAGTATGCGGGCGGCGCGCTGCAAGGGTTGCACCAGATTCTGGAAACGATCGGCAACTATGGCGTGCAATACGTCACCATCAGCGCCGACGGCTCGAAGGTGGGCTACGACATTACGCAGCCCACCGGCGGTAATTATGAAGTGGGCGTGATCAATTTCGACAACGTCAACGGCCAGGGGAAACAGGTCATCGTCACCAGCAATCAGATCACTCCGCCGCAGGACTTCCCCAACACCGGACACGCTTCCTATCGCATCTTTCTGAATCGCGATGGCTCGACGCTGCTGCTCGGTGCCACCAGCTATTTGTATGACACGCCGACGCGGCGCGTGCTGCAATTGGGCGTCGGCCTCGGAGCCTTGAGCGGCGATCCGCCGCACGTGGTTTACGACGGCCTGTATATTCCTTCGATGAATGCCGCCGCGACACGCTTTAGCTATCTCGTAAAGGATGCGAACAACTTTGAGCAACTGGCGGCGTGCGAGATCACCACGGCGTTGGGCAGCGCGCCGAACTTGAGCAATCCCACGATTGACCCGCCGTTCCTGCTCACGAATGGCCGTTCGACCGCCACGCTGACAGTCAAAGCGACCGCCAGCACGGGCATCAACCGCGTCTCTGCCGCCATCCTGCGCAATGGTCTGGATGAATATTTGATCGGTGACGTAGGCCCGGCGAAACCCGTGCTGTTGCCGATGGGCGGCGATGTCTATTCCAACAGCAACGTCAGGGATCGAGGGAACAACACGCCGCCAGGCCCGCGCGTGGTGCGCTATCTGGCCGAGACCAAGACCGGCGACAACAAACGGCACGCCACCGCGATTGATGCCGAATCGCTGACCCTCACCGAACAAACGCCGCTGATTGATGTCGCACCCACGCTGCTGGAATTCGGCGATGTCACTGTCAATCAGAGCAAAGACCTGCCCTTGACGGTGCGCAACATCGGCGGCGTGCAACTGACCATTAATTCGCTGGCAATTGACAATGCGCGCTTCAGCACGCCTGGCACGACCACACCAATTACCATCAATGCAGGCGCGACGCAGATGATTACGGTACGTTTCTCACCCACGGCTACGGGGCAACAACGCGGCACGCTCACCATGAACAGCAGCGATCCCGCACGCCCCACCGTCACCGTGGCGCTGGCGGGCAATGGCGTCAGCACGGGCGGCACTGTGATGATTCTCGATCATACGATGACTGGCGGGCCGGTGCCCGGCGCGTGCGTCAAACCAACCGTCAAAACCAGCTTCACGACGACCGACACCGAAGCCATTCAGTGGACGTTCGCCTCCGGCGTGGCGGTCAACGATGCGATTCGCTGGGAATGGGTGCATCCCAACGGCACGATCTATCGCACGTTCAACTACACGCTGGCACAAGCGGCCCAGGGGCAAGCCTGTTTCTGGGATGCAATCCAAATCGCCGGGCAGCAAGCGGCGACCCTGCCCGGTAATTGGCTGGTGCGCGTCTTCATCAAAGGCACGCAGGTGCTGACTGAGAATTTCACCATTACCCAAGGCGGCGGCAATTGTCCGACCGTCAGCAGCATCAGTCCGACCAGCGGTGGCGTCGGCGCCAATGTCATGATTAACGGCACGAACCTGAGTGGGTTGAGCGGCGTGAAATTCGCCAACAATGTCGCTGCCTCGTTTGTTCCGATGAGCGATACCTTCATCATCGCCACCGTCCCGAATGGCGCTGTGACCGGCCCGATCACGCTCAGCAAACCCAATTGTGCGGACGTGAATACGCCGACATTCACCGTAACAGGCGGTATTGCTTGTCCAACAGTCACTGGCATCAACCCCACCAGCGGCGCGGCTGGCTCGACCGTCACGATTACCGGCACGAATTTCAGCGGCACTAACCTGGTCGTATTTGCCAATGAGGCTGTCGCTACGTTCACGGTGAACAGCGACACGCAAATCACCGCGACTGTGCCCAATAGCGCGGTGACAGGGCCGATCACCATCATCAAGTCCGGTTGCAACGAAGTGCGCACTGCGACTTTCACTGTGACACAACCGTCTGGCCGCATCGTGCGCGTCGTGTGCGGTTCGGCCTCGCTAGGCGGCACATTGACTGTGCCGGTCGAGCTGGTTGCGCAAGGCAATGAAAACGCGCTCGGTTTTTCGCTGACCTTCGATCCGGCGGTGCTTGGCAATCCGCAAGCGGCGAAAGGCAGCGATGCCGCGAGCAGTGTGCTCAATACCAACTCCAATCAAGTCGCACAAGGCCGTTATGGCATCGCGCTCGCCTTGCCGACGAGCCAGAGCTTTGCGGCAGGTGTGCGTCAAATTGCTGTTGTTACCTTCACCGTCTCGGCGACGACCTCGGCGACTTCGACGACGATTGGCTTCACCGATACGCCGATCTTGCGGCGCGTTTCCGATGCCAACGCGCAAATCCTGACGGCGACATATCAATCCGACACCTGCGCGACCATCGCGATCTTGCGCGGTTACGAAGCCGATGTGACGCCGCGTCCCAGCGGCAAAAACGACGGCACGGTTTCGATCAACGATTGGGTGATGGTCGGACGCTTTGCGGCGGCGCTCGACACACCGGCGGCGGGCAGCGAATTCCAACGCGCTGACTGTGCGCCGCGCAATGTCAAAGGCGACGGCGTCGTCGCCGTAGATGATTGGGTGCAGGCCGGTCGTTATTACGCGGCACTGGATGCCGTGCAAACCGTCGGTGGGCCGAGCGCGCCAACGTCAACGGCCAGTGGTCAGTGGTCAGTGATTAGGGCGCGCCTGCCTGTGTCTGGGCCGCTGGCCCGCGCGATACAGCAACAACAGCGCACTCTGCGCGTCGTCAATACCACCTTTGTGCGTGGACAACTCAATGCCTTGAGCGTCGAGTTGCTAGCCCAAGGCGATGAGAACGCGGCCGGCTTCAGCCTGCAATTCGACCCGAACGTGTTGAGTTACGTTTCGGCGGAAACCGGCAGCAGCGCGAGCAACGCGCTGTTGATTCTCAATACCAGCCAGACGGCGGCTGGGCGGTTGGGCATCGCGCTGGCGCTGTCAGCGGGCGAACGCTTTGCCGCCGGAACCCGCGCGCTGGTGACGGTGCGTTTCAATGCGGCCAGTACAGGGATAACCGCGAGCACGGCCATCAGCTTTGGCGATCAGCCCATTCGCCGCCAGATGGCCGATGTGAATGCCAATTCGCTGACCGGCACGTACACGAATGGAACGATCAACCTGGCGAATGCGGTGGCCTGCGTTTCGGCGGCCAGTTTTGCGGCGGAGCGACTGGCGAGCGAATCCATCATCGCCGCGTTCGGCACGGGGATGGCGACGACGACGCAATCTGCGTCCAGTGTGCCGTTGCCGACTACGCTGGCGGGCACGACGGTCAGAGTCCGCGATAGTGTGGGCGTGGAACGCCTCGCGCCGCTGTTCTTTGTCTCGGCGAATCAAATCAATTATCAACTGCCGCAGGGCACTGCGGTCGGCGCGGCAACGCTCACCATCGCCAGCGGCGACGGCACGGTCTCGACGGGTACGATGCAAATCGCGCGCATCGTGCCGGGCCTCTTCGCCGCCAATGCCAACGGACAAGGCGTTGCGGCGGCGCTGGCTTTGCGCGTCAAAACCGATGGTTCGCAAGTCTACGAACTCGTGTCGAGCTATGACACAGCATTACAGCGTTACGTGCCGCTGCCGCTCACGTTAGGGCCGGCAGGCGAACAGCTTTACTTGATCCTGTTCGGCACCGGCGCGCGCAATTTCAGCAGCCTGTCCGCTGCGTCGGCAAAAGTCGGCGGCACAGATACGCAAGTGGCGTTTATCGGCGCGGTCGAAGGACTGGTCGGTTTGGATCAACTCAACGTCGGGCCGTTGCCGCGCACGCTGGCTGGACGCGGCGAGGTAAACATTTCGTTGCAGGTGGATGGGCAAGCGGCCAACGTCGTGACGGTGAGTATGCGCTGA